A region of Mauremys mutica isolate MM-2020 ecotype Southern chromosome 2, ASM2049712v1, whole genome shotgun sequence DNA encodes the following proteins:
- the IRX2 gene encoding iroquois-class homeodomain protein IRX-2: MSYPQGYLYQPPGSLALYSCPTYGASALAAPRSEELARSSSGSAFSPYPGSAAFTAQAAATGFTSPLQYSTDPATGFPSYMGSPYDAHTTGMTGAISYHPYGSPAYPYQLNDPAYRKNATRDATATLKAWLQEHRKNPYPTKGEKIMLAIITKMTLTQVSTWFANARRRLKKENKMTWAPRNKSEDEDEDEGDGARSKEESLDKVQESNETSAEDEGISLQVDSLTDHSCSAESDGEKLPCRVGDTLCESGSDCKDKYEDIEDDEDEDDEAERDLPAKPVTSSPLTGVEAPLLNHPHEDASRNSNKTTLDNRISPSSETQTIKPKLWSLAEIATSDLKNQNMGQSCQPPALSSVTPSSTSHSSAYSPSSLLGRHIYYTSPFYTNYTNYGNFNALQSQGILRYNSAAMASNEGLSQTVLNTSSVHKQSSDSLKTITNQLEQHYRPSSYESKKDPTDVCTVGVQPYL; the protein is encoded by the exons ATGTCCTATCCTCAGGGTTACCTCTACCAGCCCCCCGGCTCGCTGgctctgtactcctgcccgacgtaCGGGGCGTCGGCTCTGGCGGCCCCCAGGAGCGAAGAGCTGGCCAGGTCTTCGTCGGGCTCGGCGTTCAGCCCTTACCCGGGATCGGCAGCTTTCACAGCCCAGGCGGCGGCCACAGGCTTCACCAGCCCGCTCCAGTACTCCACAGACCCCGCCACGGGATTCCCCTCCTACATG GGCTCTCCTTACGATGCTCATACGACGGGGATGACCGGGGCCATCAGTTACCATCCGTATGGCAGTCCTGCTTACCCTTACCAGCTGAATGATCCCGCTTACAGGAAAAACGCCACCCGAGATGCCACCGCCACCCTGaaggcctggctgcaggagcaCAGGAAGAACCCCTACCCCACCAAGGGCGAGAAGATCATGCTGGCCATCATCACCAAGATGACCCTCACCCAGGTCTCCACCTGGTTCGCCAACGCCAGAAGGAGGCTCAAGAAGGAGAATAAGATGACTTGGGCTCCCCGCAACAAAAgcgaagatgaagatgaagacgAAGGGGATGGGGCAAGAAGTAAGGAGGAAAGTTTGGACAAGGTGCAGGAAAGCAATGAAACTTCAGCAGAGGACGAAG GGATCAGCTTGCAGGTTGACTCGCTCACCGATCACTCCTGCTCCGCGGAGTCGGATGGGGAGAAGTTGCCCTGCCGAGTAGGGGACACGCTCTGCGAGTCCGGATCAGACTGCAAGGACAAATACGAGGACATCGAGGACGACGAGGATGAAGATgatgaagcagagagagacctTCCCGCTAAGCCTGTGACTTCCTCCCCCCTCACCGGAGTGGAAGCCCCCCTCCTTAATCACCCCCACGAGGACGCTTCAAGGAACTCCAATAAAACTACTTTGGACAACAGGATTTCTCCCAGTTCCGAGACACAGACCATTAAGCCCAAGCTCTGGTCTCTAGCTGAAATAGCCACCTCGGACCTTAAAAATCAGAACATGGGCCAAAGCTGTCAGCCACCGGCGTTATCTTCAGTAACCCCCTCTTCTACTTCGCACAGCTCTGCCTACTCTCCCTCTTCTCTCTTAGGAAGGCACATTTATTACACTTCACCTTTTTATACCAATTATACAAACTATGGGAACTTTAACGCACTCCAGAGCCAGGGAATCCTGAGATATAACTCCGCAGCAATGGCTTCGAACGAGGGACTAAGTCAGACTGTACTAAATACAAGCTCTGTTCACAAACAGAGCAGTGACTCTTTGAAAACGATCACTAACCAGCTAGAACAACATTACAGGCCCTCTAGTTATGAGTCTAAGAAAG ATCCCACTGACGTCTGCACAGTAGGAGTACAACCATACCTATAG